The Candidatus Beckwithbacteria bacterium genome has a window encoding:
- a CDS encoding ribonuclease HI family protein, with protein sequence MTLNIYTDGGSRGNPGPAAVGFVIKNASGTIIHSFGKTIGIATNNLAEYQAVIVALEWLSEKSEFVNHQSEIVFHLDSQLVVNQLNGLWKIKDTQLRQKIIFLRELEAKVGGSIKYAHIPREKNTAADRLVNLALDHLI encoded by the coding sequence ATGACTCTCAATATTTATACCGACGGGGGCAGTCGGGGCAATCCTGGCCCGGCAGCCGTAGGCTTTGTCATTAAAAACGCTTCTGGAACAATTATTCACTCTTTTGGTAAAACTATCGGAATTGCCACCAACAATTTGGCTGAATACCAAGCCGTTATTGTCGCCCTGGAGTGGCTTTCTGAAAAATCAGAATTCGTTAATCATCAATCAGAAATCGTTTTTCACCTCGACTCGCAACTTGTGGTTAACCAACTGAACGGTTTATGGAAAATTAAAGACACCCAGTTGCGTCAAAAAATTATTTTTCTCCGCGAGCTGGAAGCTAAAGTTGGCGGTTCAATTAAATACGCCCACATTCCCCGCGAAAAAAACACCGCCGCCGACCGCCTAGTCAACCTTGCCCTCGACCACCTAATCTAG
- a CDS encoding VanW family protein produces the protein MRSKLVYVWAGILIGLSGIISLYHLAYLNKIYPYVSVGLVNISNLTLDQAEKRLASFSPSKIPVIKLTFGNQEWPINLAETQIKYDPKATAEEAFLRGRGQGIVKDSTVKWQQWFKPKNLTMNYSVDEQKLQELIDVVTQAVEEKPIMPALTLNNDGKISLVPGKNGRLVEKDILEQTILNQIGRLNFNNVAIPIKLITIDVSGEELSQAQIKAEAIKDKTLTLKYADFSREIKGQELINLISWHNDWDEEKITEIINSLGQDINREAQNAMFQFANNRVTEFKPALPGLKVNEAETRKRIIDSLNTWQPVEVAVETEEPKIKTEQANDLGIKELIGKGESYFYHSIPGRIHNIALTAAKLNGVLVAPGETFSFNQTVGDISAATGYEAAYIIKEGRTVLGDGGGVCQDSTTLFRAVLNAGLEIVERRAHAYRVGYYENNSAPGFDATVFAPSPDFKFTNDTGAYVLIQTTTDTEKLYLKMELYGTNDGRTVTISNIRLWDQTPPPQPLYQDDPTLPAGQVKQVDFAAWGAKAAFDWKVARNGETLRQKTFYSVYQPWQAVYLRGTKI, from the coding sequence ATGAGAAGCAAATTAGTTTATGTCTGGGCGGGAATATTAATTGGTTTAAGCGGCATTATTTCTTTATATCATTTGGCTTACCTGAATAAAATTTACCCTTACGTCTCAGTCGGCTTAGTAAATATTTCTAACTTAACTTTGGACCAGGCAGAAAAAAGACTGGCCAGTTTTTCCCCTTCAAAAATACCCGTGATTAAGTTAACTTTTGGCAACCAGGAATGGCCGATAAATTTGGCGGAGACGCAAATTAAATATGATCCAAAGGCCACAGCAGAAGAAGCGTTTTTAAGAGGTAGGGGTCAAGGAATTGTTAAAGATTCGACAGTAAAATGGCAACAGTGGTTTAAGCCGAAAAACTTAACCATGAATTATTCAGTTGACGAACAAAAGTTACAAGAATTAATCGACGTGGTCACCCAAGCCGTGGAAGAAAAACCAATAATGCCGGCATTAACCTTAAACAACGATGGAAAAATTAGTTTAGTCCCGGGCAAGAATGGCCGCTTGGTGGAAAAAGATATTTTGGAACAAACAATTTTAAATCAAATCGGGCGGTTAAATTTTAATAACGTGGCCATCCCGATCAAGTTAATTACAATCGATGTTTCCGGAGAAGAATTAAGCCAAGCGCAAATAAAAGCAGAGGCAATAAAAGATAAAACCTTAACCTTAAAATATGCCGACTTTTCCAGAGAGATCAAGGGACAAGAGCTAATTAATTTAATCAGCTGGCATAACGACTGGGATGAAGAAAAAATAACAGAGATAATTAATAGTTTGGGGCAGGATATAAACCGTGAGGCACAAAACGCGATGTTTCAGTTTGCCAACAACCGGGTGACAGAGTTTAAGCCAGCGCTACCCGGACTGAAAGTTAACGAAGCAGAAACACGGAAACGAATTATTGATAGTTTAAACACTTGGCAGCCGGTAGAGGTGGCGGTCGAGACAGAGGAGCCGAAAATCAAAACAGAACAAGCTAATGACCTGGGGATTAAAGAATTAATCGGCAAGGGTGAATCGTATTTTTATCATTCGATTCCCGGCCGCATCCACAATATCGCTTTGACCGCTGCCAAATTAAACGGGGTTTTAGTCGCGCCGGGAGAAACTTTTTCTTTTAACCAAACCGTGGGTGATATTTCCGCGGCGACCGGTTACGAAGCGGCTTACATTATTAAAGAAGGCCGGACAGTGCTGGGCGATGGCGGCGGAGTTTGTCAGGACTCAACTACCCTCTTCAGGGCGGTTTTGAATGCTGGACTGGAGATTGTCGAGCGCCGGGCCCATGCTTACCGGGTTGGTTATTATGAAAATAACTCCGCTCCGGGATTTGACGCCACTGTTTTCGCTCCATCGCCGGACTTTAAATTTACCAATGATACCGGGGCGTATGTTTTAATTCAAACCACGACGGATACGGAGAAACTGTATTTAAAAATGGAACTGTACGGCACCAATGACGGCCGGACAGTCACCATCAGCAACATCAGATTGTGGGACCAAACGCCGCCGCCGCAACCGCTTTATCAAGATGACCCGACGTTACCGGCCGGGCAAGTAAAACAAGTGGACTTTGCCGCCTGGGGAGCGAAAGCGGCGTTTGACTGGAAAGTGGCAAGAAATGGCGAAACCTTGCGCCAAAAAACTTTTTATTCTGTTTACCAACCCTGGCAGGCAGTGTATTTAAGAGGGACAAAAATTTAA
- the ruvB gene encoding Holliday junction branch migration DNA helicase RuvB, translating into MDKQDLFPNLRVDSWDTFVGQGKIKKALRVALSAAKKRKEPVEHILLYGPPGLGKTSLAHLIAKELNVNIRASSGPALERAGDLASILTNLNQGDIFFIDEVHRLPKIVEETLYPAMEDYHLDIIVGQGPSARTLKLDLPKFTLIGATTRIGLIAAPLRDRFGIVHRLTFYEPEDLMQVLKNASHKLKINLDSAAAESLARRARGTPRIALKLLKRCRDLAQIQGESGITKAVLDESLALLEVDEMGLDANDRRLLRALIDKYQGGPVGLETLAAIISEDKETIEEVIEPYLMQIGFLKRSPRGRFATPKAYSHFGKNPPASLEQQKLI; encoded by the coding sequence ATGGATAAACAAGATTTATTTCCCAATCTCCGGGTCGACTCCTGGGATACTTTTGTTGGCCAGGGGAAAATTAAAAAAGCTTTACGGGTGGCTTTATCTGCCGCCAAAAAAAGAAAAGAGCCGGTTGAGCATATCTTGCTTTACGGCCCGCCCGGTTTGGGCAAAACCTCCCTGGCTCACTTAATTGCTAAAGAATTAAATGTTAATATTCGTGCTTCTTCCGGGCCGGCTTTGGAGCGGGCCGGGGACTTGGCCTCAATTTTAACCAACTTAAACCAAGGTGACATTTTCTTTATTGACGAAGTCCATCGTTTACCCAAAATCGTTGAAGAAACGCTTTATCCGGCGATGGAGGATTATCACTTGGATATTATCGTCGGCCAGGGTCCGTCCGCCCGAACTTTAAAACTGGATTTACCCAAGTTTACCCTTATCGGCGCCACCACCCGGATCGGTTTAATTGCCGCTCCCTTGCGTGACCGCTTTGGTATTGTTCACCGCTTAACTTTTTATGAGCCCGAAGACTTAATGCAGGTGCTTAAAAACGCCAGTCACAAACTCAAAATTAATCTCGATTCGGCCGCAGCCGAGAGTTTAGCCCGCCGGGCCAGAGGTACCCCTCGGATTGCTTTAAAACTTTTAAAGCGTTGTCGTGACCTCGCCCAAATTCAAGGCGAATCGGGGATTACCAAAGCGGTTTTAGATGAATCTTTGGCGCTTTTGGAAGTTGATGAAATGGGCTTGGATGCCAACGACCGTCGGCTTTTAAGGGCTTTAATTGATAAATATCAAGGCGGTCCGGTTGGCCTGGAAACTTTAGCCGCGATTATTAGTGAAGATAAAGAAACCATCGAAGAGGTAATAGAGCCCTATTTAATGCAGATTGGATTTTTAAAGCGTTCCCCCCGCGGCCGTTTTGCCACCCCCAAAGCCTATTCCCATTTTGGCAAAAACCCACCGGCCAGTCTAGAACAGCAAAAGCTAATTTAA
- the ruvA gene encoding Holliday junction branch migration protein RuvA: MIAKLTGKAEILDSESIILDVNGVGYKVFVIQKLLESLRAPYSEPRTLFIYTHVRDDALDLYGFATKDELQLFKLIISVSGVGPKTGIHIMDKGVNAITQAVNQADVDFFTTVPRLGRKNSQKIIIELKSKLGSLKELDLTSDTSVTKDVVNALTSLGFSRQEAREALNQVSDQPTLEAKISQAIKLLGKK, encoded by the coding sequence ATGATCGCCAAACTTACCGGCAAAGCGGAAATTTTAGACAGCGAATCGATTATTCTTGACGTTAACGGTGTTGGTTATAAAGTTTTTGTCATTCAAAAACTTCTTGAATCACTCCGCGCTCCGTACTCCGAACCCCGCACTTTATTTATCTACACCCATGTTCGTGATGATGCTCTGGATCTTTATGGTTTTGCCACCAAAGACGAACTTCAATTATTTAAATTAATTATTTCTGTTTCCGGTGTCGGCCCCAAAACTGGCATTCATATTATGGACAAAGGTGTCAACGCCATTACTCAGGCGGTTAATCAGGCCGACGTTGATTTTTTTACCACTGTGCCTCGCCTGGGCCGCAAAAATAGCCAAAAAATTATTATTGAATTAAAATCCAAGCTCGGTAGCTTAAAAGAGCTGGACTTAACCAGCGATACCAGCGTCACTAAAGACGTGGTTAATGCTTTAACCAGCCTGGGCTTTTCCCGGCAAGAAGCCCGCGAAGCCTTGAATCAGGTTAGCGACCAACCCACCTTAGAGGCGAAGATTTCTCAAGCCATTAAATTATTAGGCAAAAAATAA
- a CDS encoding DUF4012 domain-containing protein — protein sequence MPKQKLQSVPHLPSALVAGAAGFIGSQLCETLLAQNCRVYAVDNWISGKKANLKNLFHQPNFIFLEQDLDKPFSATIPKVDYIFHLAGFEAYVSGRDLSLETLLVNSLGTRELLEIAKKQSSKFLLVSNADLFSGFLSSTDLAHYFGSNQTNEEIYSHHEAKRFSEALVFEYLNRYQLDARIVRLGFAYGPGMNLTADGEINRLLLAVKQAGPLKIFGQGLQSLYPTYITDIVYGLTKAMFSQSSQARIFTLINPQKTTVLNLTYKLKQVLPDKNLSIEFVPAHQEETDVNLSPEILESQEELGWTPKVSFDQGILATIKWLEGGQAFQAEKQKSSEETISPEPLYTPEELGIKPAPPPTKTKPVKPPFKFPKITFPKINFNFFRPKKAIKLSLRPHPIHLSRRHKYLLLFIVLLVLYFFAPPTLLLISGTRAASSLKQIAALPDFSQVNQMTKLSLRAQKNFDASRSYLSHSRLLASIIGGPKLISNLDGLLFIGSKLSQGAVHLAKTGEAGTILAQIIFQHQDGNISQALKDIQLNLDQAYTEFSFVESELQSGRESASALLTPLTLKLQTLTTSLPSIRDQINQGRTLLPLIPGFIAQDSKKVYLLLFQNSSELRPTGGFIGSYGLLTFEKGKLLDFVVEDIYSADGQLKGYVQPPQPIAKFLGQNTWYFRDSNWDPDFPISAQRAEWFLGKTTNRNVDGVIAVNLPAVKEMLRATGPITLPDYNEEVTADNLFERAEYHSEIDFFPGSTQKKDFLGALAREIFTRMKNSSPQDLLKFSQAFENSLAQKQLLIYLHDADSQKLLLQENWSGALYSPQLNLATKLPVTSDYSYLVEANLGINKANYFLKRLIRQELTILKTKEILAVTSIDYQNQSPADAWPGGIYRSYLREYLPQGTVLISVKMGDNKLNLKDVDQETINDKFVIGFPVTVPVKNSLKVEITYRLTQPLNLTNRQGRLALVIPKQPGIIDDQLEAIINYPSFLSVTSINPVGQISPQVVTFKSDMSLDRIFTVDFTER from the coding sequence ATGCCTAAACAAAAACTTCAGTCAGTTCCTCATCTTCCCTCGGCCTTAGTTGCCGGTGCCGCTGGTTTTATCGGTTCCCAACTTTGCGAAACTTTATTAGCCCAAAACTGTCGGGTCTATGCTGTTGATAACTGGATTAGTGGTAAAAAGGCCAATCTTAAAAATCTTTTTCATCAACCCAACTTTATTTTTTTAGAACAAGATTTAGACAAACCGTTTTCTGCCACCATTCCCAAAGTGGATTATATTTTTCATTTGGCAGGGTTTGAAGCCTATGTCTCCGGTCGTGACCTCAGTCTGGAAACTCTTTTAGTTAACTCGCTTGGTACGCGGGAGCTGCTGGAAATTGCTAAAAAACAATCCAGTAAATTTTTACTTGTTTCTAATGCCGATCTTTTTTCCGGCTTTCTTTCTTCAACCGACTTAGCTCATTATTTTGGATCTAACCAAACCAATGAAGAAATTTATTCTCATCACGAAGCCAAACGGTTTTCCGAGGCCCTTGTTTTTGAATATCTTAATCGTTACCAGCTTGATGCTCGGATTGTCCGTCTGGGCTTTGCTTACGGACCGGGGATGAACTTAACTGCTGACGGTGAAATTAACCGCCTGCTTTTGGCCGTTAAGCAAGCCGGCCCATTAAAAATTTTTGGCCAGGGCCTTCAATCGCTTTACCCGACCTACATCACTGATATTGTTTACGGCCTGACCAAGGCCATGTTTTCTCAAAGCTCTCAGGCTAGAATTTTTACTTTAATTAATCCCCAAAAAACCACCGTTTTAAATTTAACTTACAAATTAAAACAAGTCTTGCCCGATAAAAACCTGTCGATTGAATTTGTTCCGGCCCACCAAGAGGAAACTGACGTCAATTTATCGCCGGAAATTTTGGAGTCTCAGGAAGAACTTGGTTGGACGCCTAAAGTCAGTTTTGACCAAGGCATTTTAGCTACCATTAAATGGTTGGAAGGCGGTCAAGCCTTTCAGGCGGAAAAACAAAAATCCTCCGAAGAAACAATTTCCCCTGAGCCGCTTTATACTCCCGAAGAGTTGGGGATTAAGCCCGCTCCGCCCCCCACTAAAACTAAGCCTGTCAAACCGCCTTTTAAATTTCCTAAAATTACTTTCCCCAAAATTAACTTTAATTTTTTTCGTCCTAAGAAAGCCATCAAATTGTCTTTACGGCCTCATCCGATTCATCTTTCTCGCCGCCATAAATATTTATTATTATTTATTGTTCTCCTTGTGTTGTATTTTTTTGCCCCGCCAACTCTTTTGCTTATTTCCGGAACGAGGGCCGCCTCCAGCTTGAAACAAATTGCCGCCCTGCCAGACTTCAGTCAGGTAAACCAAATGACTAAATTAAGTCTCCGGGCCCAAAAAAACTTTGACGCCAGCCGCAGTTATCTAAGCCATTCCCGGTTGCTGGCTTCAATTATTGGCGGCCCAAAATTAATCTCCAACCTTGACGGCCTATTGTTTATCGGCAGCAAACTTAGTCAGGGGGCCGTTCATTTAGCCAAAACCGGCGAAGCCGGGACGATTTTAGCGCAAATCATTTTTCAACATCAGGATGGCAACATCAGCCAAGCCCTTAAAGACATTCAGCTCAATCTTGATCAGGCATATACGGAATTTTCCTTTGTTGAATCAGAGCTACAGTCAGGCAGAGAATCAGCCTCAGCCTTATTAACCCCGCTGACGCTTAAACTTCAAACCTTAACTACCAGCCTGCCATCTATTCGCGATCAAATTAATCAGGGACGGACACTTTTACCTTTAATTCCGGGTTTTATTGCCCAGGATTCTAAAAAAGTTTATCTTTTGCTTTTTCAAAACTCCAGCGAATTGCGGCCCACCGGCGGCTTTATTGGCTCTTACGGGTTATTAACTTTTGAAAAAGGCAAACTTTTGGACTTTGTGGTTGAAGATATTTACAGTGCCGATGGCCAGTTAAAGGGGTATGTTCAACCGCCCCAGCCGATTGCTAAATTTTTAGGCCAAAACACCTGGTATTTCCGTGATTCTAACTGGGATCCGGATTTTCCGATTTCTGCCCAAAGAGCCGAATGGTTTTTAGGTAAAACCACTAATCGTAACGTTGACGGCGTTATTGCCGTCAATCTTCCGGCAGTCAAAGAAATGCTTCGGGCCACTGGTCCGATTACCCTCCCTGACTACAACGAAGAGGTGACTGCTGACAATCTTTTTGAGCGGGCCGAATATCACTCGGAAATTGATTTTTTCCCCGGCTCGACTCAGAAAAAAGACTTTTTAGGCGCCCTGGCCCGGGAAATTTTTACTCGCATGAAAAATTCTTCTCCCCAAGATTTGCTTAAATTTAGCCAGGCATTTGAAAACTCTTTGGCCCAAAAGCAATTATTAATTTATCTTCACGATGCTGATAGCCAAAAGCTGTTGCTGCAAGAAAATTGGTCCGGCGCGCTTTATTCTCCTCAGCTAAATTTAGCCACAAAATTGCCGGTGACCAGCGACTACTCCTACTTAGTCGAGGCAAACTTAGGCATTAATAAGGCCAATTATTTTCTTAAACGGTTAATCCGGCAGGAATTAACTATTTTAAAAACCAAAGAAATATTAGCCGTCACCAGTATTGATTATCAAAATCAAAGTCCGGCCGATGCTTGGCCTGGTGGAATTTACCGCAGCTACTTGCGGGAATACTTGCCTCAGGGGACAGTCCTCATCTCCGTTAAAATGGGCGATAATAAATTAAATCTGAAAGACGTTGACCAGGAAACAATTAATGATAAATTTGTTATTGGCTTTCCGGTTACCGTGCCGGTTAAAAACTCTTTAAAAGTGGAAATAACTTATCGTTTAACCCAACCGCTTAATTTAACTAATCGTCAGGGCCGGCTCGCTCTCGTTATCCCGAAACAGCCGGGGATTATTGATGATCAGCTGGAAGCCATCATTAACTACCCCAGCTTTTTGTCAGTTACGAGCATTAATCCGGTCGGGCAAATTTCTCCCCAGGTGGTTACTTTTAAATCCGACATGAGCCTGGACCGCATTTTTACCGTCGACTTTACCGAGAGGTAA
- a CDS encoding 50S ribosomal protein L25 has product MPNNLKLKAEPRKISGRKVKQLRRQGIIPANIYGKDVKSLSIQIPAKEFKAVFAKAGETAILDLEIIKEAKPRPVLIHSVQQHPVTDEILHADFHQVDLTKKVVVAIPVEVSGIAPATTKGGVLIQLIHETEVEALPRDLPEKFMIDVSKLAEIGQGISLKDIKVDTAKVKIMSENLDELVVKIEEPTKEEVVAAPVVEAAVPAEGEAKPASGAEALAKEPKPGVKPEPKKEAAKPETKSEPKAEKK; this is encoded by the coding sequence ATGCCAAACAATCTGAAATTAAAAGCTGAACCAAGAAAAATTTCCGGCCGTAAGGTTAAACAACTCCGCCGCCAGGGGATTATTCCCGCCAATATTTATGGTAAAGATGTTAAATCTTTATCCATTCAAATTCCTGCCAAAGAATTTAAGGCGGTTTTCGCCAAAGCCGGAGAAACCGCCATTTTAGACCTGGAAATAATCAAAGAAGCAAAGCCACGCCCGGTCTTAATTCATTCAGTTCAACAACATCCGGTTACTGACGAAATTTTACACGCGGACTTTCACCAGGTTGACCTGACCAAGAAAGTTGTTGTCGCCATTCCGGTTGAGGTTAGCGGCATTGCCCCGGCCACCACCAAGGGCGGCGTTCTCATTCAGCTAATTCATGAGACAGAAGTTGAAGCCCTACCCCGGGACTTACCGGAAAAATTCATGATTGACGTTTCTAAATTGGCAGAAATCGGCCAGGGGATTAGTTTGAAAGATATTAAGGTCGATACCGCCAAAGTTAAAATAATGTCCGAGAACTTAGATGAGTTGGTAGTTAAGATTGAAGAGCCGACCAAAGAAGAAGTCGTTGCCGCGCCAGTTGTCGAAGCCGCTGTTCCGGCTGAAGGTGAAGCCAAACCCGCTTCGGGCGCCGAAGCCTTGGCGAAGGAGCCTAAGCCTGGTGTCAAACCTGAGCCTAAAAAAGAAGCTGCCAAGCCTGAAACTAAGTCCGAGCCTAAAGCTGAGAAGAAATAA
- a CDS encoding valine--tRNA ligase, whose product MDKQYQPKEFEAKIYQMWEKSGAFKPTAKGKPYTIIMPPPNANDPLHVGHAMFVTIEDIFIRYHRMLGEATLWLPGTDHAGIETQYVFEKKLKKEGKSRFDFDRETLYQMIWDYVQKNKTTAIDQMKKLGASADWTKLKFTLDKDIVDQALDAFIKLYKDGLVYRGLRLVNYCTGCGTGFSNLEINHIERTEPLYYLKYGPFTLATTRPETKFGDTAVAVNPKDKRYQKWIGKQIEVEGLAGKFKLKVISDNYVDMKFGTGVVKITPAHDFNDYEVWQRHKNEIPQPKQVIDFNGKLNALAGKYQGMKINEVRKVIVEDLKQKGLMVKIDENYQHALAVCYRCGRTIEPLPMAQFFIKVKPLTKKVLASLNKGEVKIYGSGREKILRHWLAILDDWNISRQIVWGITIPVWYCNKKTNDPGQCFVVSQTRPKKCPKCGATEFEAETDTFDTWFSSSQWPFLTLRASPDKNDFERFYPTSLMETGYDILPIWVMRMLMMGLHLTEKVPFKQVYLHGLVRDEKGQKMSKSKGNAMNPLDVVEKYGADALRMALVMSTTAGQDSTVGEGKIRGMRNLTNKIWNATRYVLNMPEQKGQSKYEKELKENLKINIKTVTGRLNKLKPGQAAEWIYDWFWHTYCDRYIELAKKGLIGKKLMIEVLQTNLKLLHPFVPFVTEAVWQQLPGNKEKLLINSRWPK is encoded by the coding sequence ATGGATAAACAGTATCAGCCGAAAGAGTTTGAGGCAAAAATTTACCAGATGTGGGAAAAGTCAGGCGCGTTTAAACCGACAGCGAAGGGTAAGCCGTACACGATTATTATGCCACCGCCGAATGCGAATGATCCGTTACACGTAGGCCACGCAATGTTCGTGACAATTGAAGATATTTTTATCCGTTATCATCGGATGTTGGGTGAAGCAACTTTGTGGCTGCCGGGAACCGATCATGCCGGAATTGAAACTCAATATGTGTTTGAAAAGAAACTGAAAAAAGAAGGCAAAAGCCGCTTTGATTTTGACCGGGAAACTTTATACCAAATGATTTGGGATTACGTGCAGAAAAATAAAACTACAGCAATTGATCAAATGAAAAAATTGGGGGCAAGCGCTGATTGGACCAAGCTAAAATTTACTTTAGATAAAGATATTGTCGATCAGGCATTGGACGCATTTATTAAATTATATAAAGACGGGTTGGTTTACAGAGGCTTGAGGCTCGTTAATTATTGTACCGGATGCGGAACAGGTTTTTCTAATTTAGAAATAAATCACATCGAGAGAACTGAACCACTTTATTACTTAAAATACGGCCCATTTACTTTGGCAACAACCAGACCGGAAACTAAATTTGGGGATACGGCGGTAGCAGTTAACCCAAAAGACAAGCGTTATCAAAAATGGATTGGTAAACAAATTGAGGTCGAGGGACTAGCGGGAAAATTTAAATTAAAAGTAATTAGTGATAATTATGTCGACATGAAGTTTGGCACAGGAGTAGTAAAAATTACGCCAGCCCATGATTTTAATGATTATGAGGTGTGGCAAAGACATAAAAACGAAATTCCTCAACCAAAACAAGTAATCGACTTTAATGGCAAGCTAAATGCTTTAGCCGGCAAGTATCAAGGGATGAAAATTAATGAGGTTAGAAAAGTGATTGTTGAAGATCTAAAACAAAAAGGATTGATGGTAAAAATTGATGAAAATTATCAGCATGCTCTGGCTGTGTGTTACCGCTGCGGCCGAACAATTGAACCATTGCCCATGGCCCAGTTTTTCATTAAAGTTAAGCCTTTAACCAAAAAAGTCTTGGCTTCCTTGAATAAGGGTGAGGTAAAAATTTATGGATCAGGCAGGGAAAAAATTCTTCGTCACTGGTTGGCTATTTTAGACGACTGGAATATCTCCCGACAAATTGTTTGGGGTATTACTATTCCAGTTTGGTACTGTAATAAAAAGACTAATGATCCGGGTCAGTGTTTTGTGGTTAGTCAAACAAGGCCAAAAAAGTGTCCCAAGTGTGGGGCGACTGAATTCGAAGCGGAAACTGACACTTTTGACACCTGGTTTTCCTCTTCTCAATGGCCCTTCCTTACACTTAGGGCAAGTCCTGACAAGAATGATTTTGAACGTTTCTATCCAACCAGCTTAATGGAGACAGGTTATGATATTTTGCCGATTTGGGTAATGCGAATGTTAATGATGGGTTTGCATTTAACCGAAAAAGTGCCATTTAAACAAGTTTATTTACATGGCTTGGTAAGAGATGAAAAAGGACAAAAGATGAGTAAAAGTAAAGGGAATGCGATGAATCCGCTGGATGTGGTAGAAAAATACGGAGCCGATGCCTTAAGAATGGCTTTAGTGATGAGCACGACAGCCGGACAAGATAGCACCGTAGGTGAAGGAAAAATCCGGGGAATGCGAAATTTAACAAATAAGATCTGGAATGCAACAAGATATGTGCTTAATATGCCTGAGCAAAAAGGACAATCGAAATACGAAAAAGAATTGAAAGAAAATTTAAAAATAAATATTAAAACTGTTACTGGTAGATTAAACAAGTTAAAACCTGGACAGGCCGCAGAGTGGATTTATGATTGGTTTTGGCATACTTATTGCGACCGTTATATTGAGTTGGCAAAAAAAGGGCTAATCGGGAAAAAATTAATGATTGAGGTTCTGCAAACAAATTTAAAACTCCTCCACCCGTTTGTGCCGTTTGTGACCGAAGCGGTTTGGCAACAATTGCCGGGAAATAAAGAAAAGTTGTTAATAAATTCAAGATGGCCAAAATAA
- the ruvC gene encoding crossover junction endodeoxyribonuclease RuvC produces MLILGVDPGTARIGWGVVSEKNNDCQVGDYGCLETSLKLSESQRLLKLFAGFTKILSKIKPAAVAVESLFFFKNQTTVIKVAQARGVILLAAEKLNMPIFSYTPLQVKMAVTGYGRAEKTQVQQMVKSILKLNTIPQPDDVADALAIALTHAFSNKLGNKIK; encoded by the coding sequence ATGCTTATTTTAGGTGTTGATCCCGGTACAGCCAGAATCGGTTGGGGAGTCGTGTCCGAAAAAAACAACGACTGTCAGGTAGGCGATTACGGCTGTTTGGAAACCAGCCTTAAATTGTCCGAATCTCAACGGCTCTTAAAATTATTTGCCGGCTTTACCAAAATACTAAGTAAAATTAAACCCGCTGCCGTGGCCGTCGAAAGCCTGTTTTTCTTTAAAAATCAAACTACGGTCATTAAGGTAGCGCAGGCTAGGGGGGTTATCTTGCTTGCGGCAGAAAAGCTTAATATGCCAATCTTTTCTTACACTCCTCTGCAGGTAAAAATGGCTGTCACCGGTTATGGCCGCGCCGAAAAAACTCAGGTCCAGCAAATGGTTAAATCAATTTTAAAATTAAATACTATTCCTCAACCCGATGACGTCGCCGATGCTCTGGCGATTGCTCTCACCCACGCCTTTAGTAATAAGTTGGGAAATAAGATAAAATAA
- a CDS encoding KH domain-containing protein — MEKSTEKNIAKLTKQLLSQLGVEPTKITISSPEPDSYLLDLELADQEMGMLIGYHGDTISALQLMLNLLLYRQKGEWCKLVVNIGDYRQKREETLIKLAQDTAQRVKFSGQPMALFNLNPFERHTIHAFLSTDPKVATESEGEGRNRHLIVKPASAAVASAKEAPSSEVGPKQE; from the coding sequence ATGGAAAAAAGCACTGAAAAAAATATTGCCAAACTAACCAAACAACTTTTAAGTCAGTTGGGGGTTGAACCAACCAAAATTACCATTTCTTCTCCTGAGCCGGACAGCTACTTACTAGACTTAGAGTTGGCTGATCAGGAAATGGGTATGCTGATTGGCTATCACGGCGACACCATCAGCGCTCTACAGCTAATGTTAAATCTGTTGTTGTATCGGCAAAAAGGCGAGTGGTGCAAGTTGGTGGTGAACATCGGGGACTATCGCCAAAAACGCGAAGAAACCTTGATTAAGCTGGCCCAAGACACTGCCCAACGGGTTAAGTTTTCCGGTCAGCCCATGGCTTTATTTAATTTAAATCCTTTTGAGCGGCACACGATTCACGCCTTTTTAAGCACCGATCCTAAGGTGGCCACTGAATCCGAAGGCGAAGGCCGCAATCGCCACTTAATTGTTAAACCTGCTTCGGCCGCCGTAGCTTCAGCGAAGGAGGCCCCTTCTAGCGAAGTGGGGCCCAAACAAGAATGA